One part of the Patescibacteria group bacterium genome encodes these proteins:
- the nrdD gene encoding anaerobic ribonucleoside-triphosphate reductase yields MSPVQTQRQECIVYSRVVGWLTPVQNYNKGKAAEYKDRKTFKVCEK; encoded by the coding sequence ATGAGCCCTGTGCAAACTCAACGTCAAGAATGCATTGTTTACAGCCGTGTCGTCGGTTGGTTAACCCCGGTTCAGAATTACAACAAAGGCAAAGCGGCCGAGTATAAGGATCGGAAGACTTTTAAGGTTTGTGAAAAATAG